A genomic stretch from Microtus pennsylvanicus isolate mMicPen1 chromosome 11, mMicPen1.hap1, whole genome shotgun sequence includes:
- the LOC142859436 gene encoding transcription elongation factor 1 homolog codes for MGRKKSKRKLPPKKRTEPLDTQFTCPFCNHEKSCDVKMNHARKTGVISCAVCLEEFQTRITNLSDPVDVYSDWIDACEAVN; via the coding sequence ATGGGACGAAAGAAGTCTAAACGAAAGCTACCCCCCAAGAAGAGGACAGAACCTCTGGACACGCAGTTCACGTGCCCCTTCTGCAACCATGAGAAGTCTTGTGATGTTAAAATGAACCATGCTCGCAAGACTGGAGTCATCTCCTGTGCCGTGTGCCTAGAGGAGTTCCAGACACGCATTACAAATCTGTCAGACCCAGTGGATGTGTACAGCGATTGGATAGACGCCTGCGAGGCAGTTAATTAG